In Rutidosis leptorrhynchoides isolate AG116_Rl617_1_P2 chromosome 6, CSIRO_AGI_Rlap_v1, whole genome shotgun sequence, the DNA window TCCGAGTTTTTAAACTATATTATAGAGTTTTTGAACAAATGGACAAGTATGTTTTTGTTTCAAGACAATTATGTTAAactttatgtttatggttttcttctatatttacccaTATAACTTTGAAATTTATTATCTGAATGTATAAAAAGTCCAATCATATCAATCCCCGAGTTGCCGATACTCCCTCCAAAATCCCGATCAAGTACTCCCCGAGTAGCGAGCTATGTTTATGTTAAAAGTTGTGATTAACTATTAGAATTTCAAACCATCAACAGTAGTTATGTTAAAAGTGAAACAAAGAAACGTGCAAATTATTTGCGTCTTTGATGTTGGTGTTGTTATGGTTGCTGACATTTTTCCTTAATTATCTAATGCAGATTGTGGAGGGTAGATTAATCTTTGTGGAAGTTGCCAAGCCTAAAAGAACCGGAGAGAATGATGCCACTCTGAAATAGAATCACGATACAAATGTAACGTAATGATTGTGAATGAGGTAGCTGTAGATGATGAAAAATATGGTTGAAATGCTTAGTTTTCTTGGACATGGTTCTTAGTTGCTGACCTGCATGTTCAAATTACAGTTCTTATATACCTACCACTCTCAGCTTACATTTTTAATTTGTAATCCGTAGTAATAAAACAAAAGTTATGTAACATTACAAATTCAAAAATATCTGTGGTTGGATTGTTACACAGGTTTGCTGGTATGTgaagtttaaaatataaaatacGCACGAGTTAACAGTCAGTGGTTATACAAATTAGAAAACTCCCCAAATCAAGAATCGAACATATATGGTGTAGGTGTAGCCTAAGGTTGGCAATCACCATCTTTCATCCATTGGCTAAGACCAATCCCAACCATGACGCCGTCATGAGCATTttctcagcgccacatcagctttctctctcttcCTTTCTCACCACTTTCTCCCATAACAcaccattgccaaccatgacatatttcctcaattattattattattattattattattattattattattattattattattattattattatttagcaaATAAAAAAGTTTTTTTGAACATCACATTTATTAAACAACAAAGGTTAATAAAgttacattttttttttcaaaaggaAAACGACATAAACTTGAACAtaaattaaaaattacataaacttaaacataaaaaaaaaactattaaacTACTCATCGTTGTAACAGTCTTCGTCTTCTGCGTTGTCCTCGTCTTCGTCTTCGTCTTCTTCGTTGTCCTCGTCTTCGTCTTGGTCATCATTGGCGGTTGTACCGGAAGGCCCAACTTGTGGTACGTGTCGAACACGGAAATTTGCAGGAAGATTCCAAATGTGTTCGATGAGCTTTTGTCGTAGAAGATGATGAATGGTGGAATTTTGCAATTCTTTATTAACCCGAATGTGCGCTTGAACCCTTTGTTCAATTGATCTTCTTGTACGACGAGCGGGCCTATAGTTTTCTTCAAGGTCACACATTGCCCTTCCGTTGTTCTCGgtgatcatgttgtgtaatataacaCAAGTGTGCATAATTCTTTGGATTCTTTCAACATAGAATTGTCGGGAAGGGTTTTTAATTATTGACCAACGACCTTGAAGCACTCCGAAGGTCCGTTCAATATCTTTTCGGGCAGCTTCTTGGAACCTTTTAAATTTTGCACATTCAGGGGTAGGTGGACTTTTAAAAGACTTAACCAAAGTCGCCCATTCAGGATATATCTCATCTGTTAAATAATAACCTTTAGTGAAATTACACCCACTAACCGAAAAATTAAACGCAGGTATATTATCTTGAAGTAGGTCGTTAAATAAATCGGATTGATTAAGCACATTGATGTCGTTATTTGAACCGGCGGGTTCAAAATAAGTGTGCCAAATCCACAAGTCATACGATGCAACCGCTTCTAACATGATTGTTGGGTATCCATGATCGCCTCTAGTATAATGACGTTTGTATCTATATGGGCACTTTTTCCATGCCCAATGCATGCAATCTAGACTACCCAACATGCCCGGAAAACCGTGTACTTCATCATGCGCAGTTATAAGACGTTGTACGTCTCGTGGAGTCGATTTTCTCAAATATTCATTAGCGTACAAATGAAAtacacttttacaaaaattattcaaACAATCGTATGACGTTTGTTGACCCATATGTAAGTACTCATCAAAAGCATTAGGTGCAGTACCGTATGCTAATTGTCGTATCGCGGATGTGCATTTTTGAAAAATATTGAAACCAAGCAACCCGGTATTTAACaacccaaacctcgttataccaaaaacacgctaaaaaaaaaaaattgttgcagcacatctggacggcgtccttttatctggacgacgtccagtattgaaggccaggacggcgtcccatgtttttcgacggcgtcccaatgaactgaaaAGTTCTGACCCCGTGGTCCAAcctacatgagcggaaaacccgcttcccgacatttttaaacgaaaccacttatacaacatgtcaatataagtaaaactaaaggATTTTCATGaagaaaacaagttttacaacaccgggcccgcaATGGCCCGtcttacgaatttcgttcaaaattacaagtttcgaccataagagtttgatTTTCAAACGacccctagagcatggtgtttggggttaaactacccaaatctcgatcGAACTTCAAAAGCTACAAACTCCCAAAAGCATACCCTAACCAAAACAaacgggaggccactaatccaaccgaatacctttgcctttatccAAGCCCGAGCCTAAAGAGGTAAACAACGAgcgggtaagcaaaacgcttaatgaatacaataattatacacatacatatataatatacctacttgcaaacacttacacacataccgtatacatgctagcaacacaattagcttatcatctcaaatacaaagctattaacttccaataccacaagctagcacaacaatagcatatatataactcgaacaatataatatgcttacgctacaacacaataaccatggttaaccaatcgtacaagggaatggcgctcgcgaaaggccatcggtgttcgtaacatccgttagtgtacttaacacctcgtatcactaaaccctcaggtggcatcttaacacctcgatacttcaccccgagtggcatcttaacacctcgatgcttcaccctttattttacggagtggtgccttaacacctcgacacttcactcctaggtggcatcttaacacctcgatgcttcacccttcaattacttagagtggcatcttaacacctcgatgcttcacccgtcacgtgaaacgtggtgtcttagcacttcaacacttcacatctcacgctacaacaaataaatacattatatatctacgcatataattattccactcaccttaaagtcttttgtgaaagataaccgagcttgcaaccttcaatgtaatgtacctattacattatgcatataatcaatcacaaactcaagttggtcaaccaactcacttaccatcctagtgtcattttgacccttagtgcaattttgacccattcgcactcttaaccctaatatttgggtcaacttcgccaaaaccctaacactagccaaatttggtcttaatacactttttaacacaaggttatcgcatttttACACTCATAAGACAACTTAGGCCATCAAAGACTCATTTCAAGGtttacacacccatttgggtcaccacatacccaaataacacccacttacataacatctaggtgtgctagtagttaactaaccaatttaagactcataaacacatttaacatttcaaaaccctaggttagtcatctttgagtcctcatgacctaacttacccaaaaaccaccaaatcactaacaaatgggttttatgttcatcactaacccaaaccctaacccttaaacaattaaaataaggaaatcaaggttaagacttaccactacaatcaaaacttggctagggactagatgaacaactttaaaacacacGGTTTGACCCGAGTCAACCTCATTCctcctcgatttgagctttctcacacaagaaatctctctctctctctctctctctctctctctctctctctctctctctctaacttgAAGTGGAATGGATATGGTAGATGAAAGTGGTGTAATGGCACCCACCAACTGAATCTTGAGCCTTTAAGTCATCCCCCATGGGAATTTACCAATATacccctttaaaatatctaaaaacaaaataGCTGGCCCGCCAattcatctggacggcatccagaaatcaggacggtgtccagtCCTTCACATTAGGATGGCGTCCCACCCATTTAGACGGCGTCCCATTCTactggaaaacaggatcttacacggTAGCATCCCGCCTTTgatgaaaatataaaaaataatccgGAATAGGTTCTTGAGAATAATTAATTATACCTTGGCAAATGTGTATGAACCTTGGCAAAAACCAAGTGCCTAAATCCTCAACCTTTAGCACTTCcggatgattcaagtccatcctttaaggaagtaaagtctttcgaatgtCGTCTtacttggtgtgggagacttccTAATTCACAACATTTCATATTgacatttcatattgacattggttgatgcttcatttcacgatgtatcacaccgatgtatcataccgtgggaagaggagcctcgagcttcgcaatgtgctatcttcttgatgaagagcaataacttcgtgctagtgttgcttagACAATACACGCGATAGCCAAAAGCTATGACACCAATTTCTTCCAACTAACGAAAAGGTAGTACctacttcctacattttcttaaaataAGCATCAAAGCTTGATGTGTGGGAAGTAGCTAAGTGATTAAAGCTTCAAGCTTTGGCACTTCCGgaagaatcgagtcctcccattttaggaagtcaagtcttcccaaGCACGTTCTACTTGGCATGAGACCTCTCTAATCCATTCCATTTCATACTAAACATTGTTTCATGATGTGATGGTACCGTTGAGAGAGAAAGTCAAGAACTTTCATGCCGAATAggattggtagggtaaatccaatccCTTGTGGCCTTCTCATCTAGCTCCTAAAACACCGGAGTCTAGTAAGGGTTGGTCACTTGCCCCGTATCGTTGACTATTACCAAGTTGACCGTGGATGGCACCCTAAACACTCACCTAAGATAGTTGCTTTCACATTGCTATCGATACCGGATAGTTTGTCTACGGGGAGGCAATTAACCGTGTGTTCATCCCACAACCGGGATGGCTTGTATGCACATAGCCTTTTTGAGCCCAAGATAGTTATTGTTCAATCACCTTCGAACCAGGAGGTAGTTCATTTATGTGATATACGGGTACAATAATTATTCGTGGGGTTGTCTCAAAATTGGGATGGCTTCGGATGCACAAAGCTTTAAAAACCAAAAATGTCCGGAAAACTCCTCTTGTGTAACAACTTGACTTTTTTCCCATTCTAAAACGAAAAAATTGGTTTTCTAAGGCCTTGTTTTCCCCAAGGCCAAACTTTTTCTTGGGTGACTCATGACATTGGCGCTCCATACACTGAAGTGAAGCAATTGGGAAATCATTGACTTGTTAATGTTATGTGATTTGAAGAATGCTTCTAGAAAGGTTTGCGCTAAAAGTTTGATTATTGACATTGCTTGATctaaatgtgaaatcttgtggatATTGTTGATTTAGAGCCTTTCTAGGGAGCAAGTTTGTATATTTGGTTGTTTTATTGATTGAAATGAGAAGTTGGGTAGTTAGGCTTGAATGTGGATGGTTTTGAGGATGTTTGTGAAGATTGAAGTTGTGCATTGCCATCATTCGTGAAGGCATCAAGTGGCTTGGCACACCACTTATTGAGTTTCACCCG includes these proteins:
- the LOC139854022 gene encoding uncharacterized protein, which encodes MGQQTSYDCLNNFCKSVFHLYANEYLRKSTPRDVQRLITAHDEVHGFPGMLGSLDCMHWAWKKCPYRYKRHYTRGDHGYPTIMLEAVASYDLWIWHTYFEPAGSNNDINVLNQSDLFNDLLQDNIPAFNFSVSGCNFTKGYYLTDEIYPEWATLVKSFKSPPTPECAKFKRFQEAARKDIERTFGVLQGRWSIIKNPSRQFYVERIQRIMHTCVILHNMITENNGRAMCDLEENYRPARRTRRSIEQRVQAHIRVNKELQNSTIHHLLRQKLIEHIWNLPANFRVRHVPQVGPSGTTANDDQDEDEDNEEDEDEDEDNAEDEDCYNDE